One part of the Corynebacterium aurimucosum ATCC 700975 genome encodes these proteins:
- a CDS encoding Sir2 family NAD-dependent protein deacetylase has protein sequence MDPAVAHAHQSALRSISRVVSEIAEPTPQQQALDAVTDQLRHGNVMVLTGAGVSTESGVPDYRGPNGSLSRHRPMTYQEFLHDPQASHRYWARAFVGWRVMQAAHPNRTHYALVELERAGLLKGVVTQNVDGLHEEAGQRNLIALHGDMQHVVCLSCGYEEARADYDARAATANPTYLQRWAVNKDDVNPDGDVALSEEAVEEFIMPGCVRCGSQRLKPDVVYFGEPVPTHKKDAAYAMVNASDSLLVAGSSLAVMSGFRFVLEAKKQGKRVATINGGPGRADDRVDTLWRTQVGPAFDAILDELEL, from the coding sequence ATGGATCCCGCCGTTGCCCACGCCCATCAGTCTGCGTTGCGCTCGATTTCCCGTGTTGTCTCCGAGATCGCTGAGCCGACTCCCCAACAACAAGCACTAGACGCCGTCACCGATCAACTGCGCCACGGCAACGTCATGGTCCTCACCGGGGCAGGCGTATCCACGGAATCGGGCGTGCCGGATTACCGCGGCCCGAACGGCTCCCTCAGCCGCCACCGCCCCATGACCTACCAGGAGTTCCTGCACGACCCGCAGGCCTCGCACCGCTACTGGGCGCGTGCTTTCGTCGGCTGGCGGGTCATGCAGGCCGCACACCCCAACCGCACGCACTACGCTTTGGTCGAACTCGAGCGCGCCGGACTACTTAAAGGTGTTGTCACCCAAAACGTCGACGGCCTGCACGAGGAAGCCGGGCAGCGCAACCTTATTGCCCTGCATGGGGACATGCAGCACGTCGTGTGCTTGAGCTGTGGATACGAAGAAGCACGCGCGGACTACGACGCCCGCGCGGCCACAGCCAACCCGACGTACCTCCAACGCTGGGCAGTCAACAAGGACGACGTCAACCCCGACGGCGACGTCGCCCTCAGCGAGGAAGCAGTGGAAGAATTCATCATGCCCGGCTGCGTGCGGTGCGGCTCGCAGCGCCTCAAGCCAGACGTGGTCTATTTTGGTGAGCCCGTTCCCACCCACAAGAAAGATGCTGCCTACGCGATGGTCAACGCATCTGACTCCCTGCTGGTAGCCGGCTCCTCGCTGGCGGTGATGAGCGGCTTCCGCTTCGTTCTGGAGGCCAAGAAACAGGGCAAGCGCGTAGCCACCATCAACGGCGGACCAGGCCGCGCGGATGACCGGGTGGATACCCTGTGGCGCACACAAGTGGGCCCGGCTTTTGATGCGATCCTGGACGAGCTAGAACTCTAG
- a CDS encoding esterase/lipase family protein, which yields MIPLPLGARRRARGVYEDDWSARPTAERPWPVVLIHGTCDSKGIWQVLADMLRAAGWVTFAPDYGTRATGPLQESARQLDAYINAVRTVTGAEKVILVGHSQGGLLARYWMRMHDGAEFVRHVVCISAPNHGTTQGGIASPLFRSERQEEVARSLIDAWFGPAGMQQVTGSKIVEDTNRGSEVEPGVSYTCIATRSDAIVVPPNTCFLNGQQVRNIYIQDIERLAIIRHEDMPMDKRVCQVILEELEQL from the coding sequence ATGATCCCACTCCCCCTCGGCGCCCGCAGACGTGCGCGCGGCGTGTACGAAGACGACTGGTCCGCGCGCCCCACCGCCGAACGGCCTTGGCCGGTTGTTTTGATCCACGGAACCTGCGACAGCAAGGGGATATGGCAGGTTCTCGCAGACATGCTCCGCGCCGCTGGCTGGGTCACTTTCGCTCCTGACTACGGGACCCGCGCCACCGGTCCCCTGCAGGAGTCTGCCCGGCAGCTCGACGCCTACATCAACGCCGTCCGCACCGTTACCGGCGCTGAAAAAGTAATCCTCGTCGGGCATTCACAAGGTGGGTTACTGGCGCGCTACTGGATGCGCATGCACGACGGTGCGGAGTTTGTACGGCACGTCGTCTGTATCAGTGCGCCCAATCACGGCACGACCCAGGGTGGAATCGCCAGCCCCCTCTTTCGCAGCGAAAGGCAGGAGGAAGTGGCACGCTCGCTTATCGACGCCTGGTTTGGCCCCGCCGGAATGCAGCAAGTGACCGGCAGCAAGATTGTGGAGGATACGAACCGCGGCAGTGAGGTCGAGCCCGGGGTGAGCTATACGTGCATCGCCACGCGCTCCGATGCCATCGTGGTTCCGCCCAACACCTGTTTCCTCAATGGCCAGCAGGTACGAAATATCTATATTCAGGACATCGAGCGCCTTGCCATTATTCGCCACGAGGATATGCCCATGGATAAACGGGTCTGCCAGGTAATCCTCGAAGAACTGGAGCAACTCTAG